A single window of Pseudomonas marginalis DNA harbors:
- the murG gene encoding undecaprenyldiphospho-muramoylpentapeptide beta-N-acetylglucosaminyltransferase translates to MGANVLIMAGGTGGHVFPALACAREFQNRGYTVHWLGTPRGIENELVPNAGLPLHLINVTGLRGKGKLSLLKAPFVLLKAVWQARKVIRELQPVCVLGFGGYVTGPGGVAARLAGVPVIVHEQNAVAGTANRLLVPLAARVCEAFPNTFSVSDKRRTTGNPVRTELFMDIAREALAGRKAHLLILGGSLGAEPLNKLLPEAVAQLPVELRPEIFHQAGKNHDEVTATRYRDAGVAANVQPFIKDMAHAYGWADLVVCRAGALTVSELAAAGLPSLLVPLPHAIDDHQTRNAEYLAGEGAAFLLPQRTTGAADLAARLTEVLMQPERLNNMASTASRLAKPDATRTVVDICLEVAHG, encoded by the coding sequence ATGGGCGCTAACGTGCTGATCATGGCCGGCGGCACCGGGGGCCATGTGTTCCCGGCCCTGGCGTGCGCCCGGGAATTCCAGAACCGTGGCTACACCGTGCACTGGCTGGGTACACCGCGCGGCATCGAAAACGAGTTGGTGCCGAATGCGGGCTTGCCGTTGCACCTGATCAACGTCACGGGCCTGCGCGGCAAGGGCAAGTTGTCCCTGCTCAAGGCACCGTTCGTGTTGCTCAAGGCGGTGTGGCAGGCGCGCAAGGTCATCCGTGAATTGCAGCCGGTGTGTGTGCTCGGCTTCGGTGGTTATGTGACCGGCCCCGGTGGCGTCGCCGCCAGGCTTGCCGGCGTGCCGGTGATCGTGCACGAGCAGAACGCCGTGGCCGGTACCGCCAACCGTTTGCTGGTGCCGTTGGCTGCACGGGTGTGCGAGGCGTTCCCCAACACCTTCAGTGTGTCGGATAAGCGCCGTACCACCGGCAACCCGGTGCGCACCGAGCTGTTTATGGATATCGCCCGCGAAGCACTCGCAGGGCGCAAGGCGCACCTGCTGATCCTGGGCGGAAGCCTGGGGGCCGAGCCGCTGAATAAATTGCTGCCGGAAGCCGTGGCGCAACTCCCTGTGGAATTGCGCCCGGAGATCTTCCACCAGGCCGGCAAGAACCACGATGAAGTCACCGCCACGCGTTATCGCGACGCCGGTGTGGCGGCCAATGTGCAGCCCTTTATCAAAGACATGGCCCATGCCTATGGCTGGGCCGACCTGGTGGTCTGTCGCGCGGGTGCGTTGACCGTCAGTGAACTGGCTGCTGCCGGTCTGCCGTCCTTGCTGGTGCCCTTGCCCCACGCCATCGACGATCACCAGACCCGCAACGCCGAATATTTGGCCGGGGAGGGCGCTGCCTTCCTGCTGCCGCAAAGAACGACTGGCGCCGCCGATTTGGCCGCACGCCTGACCGAGGTTTTGATGCAACCGGAACGACTCAACAACATGGCGAGCACCGCAAGCCGCCTGGCCAAACCTGACGCAACCCGCACCGTGGTCGATATCTGCCTGGAGGTGGCCCATGGTTGA
- the murC gene encoding UDP-N-acetylmuramate--L-alanine ligase encodes MVENQKAMPQPEMRRIRRIHFVGIGGVGMCGIAEVLLNLGYQVSGSDLKESPVTERLKSFGAQIFIGHRAENAAEADVLVVSSAVNTSNPEVATALERRIPVVPRAEMLAELMRYRHGIAVAGTHGKTTTTSLIASVFAAGGLDPTFVIGGRLNAAGTNAQLGTSRYLIAEADESDASFLHLQPLVAVVTNIDEDHMATYDGDFNKLKKTFVEFLHNLPFYGLAVLCLDDPVVREILPQVKRPTVTYGFSEDADVRAINVRQEGMQTYFTVLRPDREPLDVSVNMPGNHNVLNSLATICIASDEGVSDEAIVEGLSRFAGVGRRFQVYGQLSVEGGDVMLVDDYGHHPTEVAAVIKAVRGGWPERRLVMVYQPHRYSRTRDLYDDFVNVLADANVLLLMEVYPAGEEPIPGADSRKLCNSIRQRGQLDPIYIERGVDLAPIVKPLLRAGDILLCQGAGDIGGLAPKLLASPLFAAAKKGASK; translated from the coding sequence ATGGTTGAGAATCAGAAAGCCATGCCACAACCGGAAATGCGCCGCATCCGTCGCATCCACTTCGTCGGTATCGGCGGCGTGGGCATGTGCGGCATCGCCGAAGTGTTGCTGAACCTGGGCTACCAGGTGTCCGGCTCGGATTTGAAAGAGTCGCCGGTCACCGAGCGCCTGAAGTCGTTTGGCGCGCAGATCTTTATCGGTCACCGCGCCGAGAACGCTGCCGAGGCTGACGTGCTGGTGGTGTCCAGCGCCGTGAACACCTCCAACCCGGAAGTGGCCACTGCTCTTGAGCGCCGCATTCCCGTGGTGCCACGCGCCGAGATGCTCGCCGAGCTGATGCGCTATCGCCACGGCATCGCCGTCGCCGGTACCCATGGCAAGACCACCACCACCAGCCTGATCGCCTCGGTGTTCGCCGCCGGTGGCCTGGACCCGACCTTCGTCATCGGTGGCCGCCTGAATGCAGCCGGTACCAATGCCCAGCTTGGTACCAGCCGCTACCTGATCGCCGAAGCCGATGAAAGCGACGCCAGCTTCCTGCACCTGCAACCACTGGTCGCTGTGGTCACCAACATCGACGAAGATCACATGGCCACCTACGACGGTGACTTCAACAAGTTGAAGAAAACCTTCGTCGAGTTCCTGCACAACCTGCCGTTCTACGGTCTGGCCGTGCTCTGCCTGGACGACCCGGTGGTGCGTGAAATCCTGCCCCAGGTCAAGCGTCCGACCGTGACCTACGGCTTCAGCGAAGACGCCGACGTGCGCGCGATCAATGTGCGCCAGGAAGGCATGCAGACCTACTTCACCGTGCTGCGTCCCGACCGCGAGCCGCTGGATGTGTCGGTGAACATGCCGGGCAACCACAACGTATTGAATTCCCTGGCGACCATCTGTATCGCCTCCGACGAGGGCGTCAGCGATGAAGCCATCGTCGAGGGCCTGTCGCGCTTTGCCGGTGTCGGCCGACGCTTCCAGGTCTACGGCCAACTGTCGGTGGAAGGCGGTGACGTGATGCTGGTGGATGACTATGGTCACCACCCGACCGAAGTTGCCGCGGTGATCAAGGCCGTGCGCGGTGGCTGGCCGGAGCGTCGCCTGGTGATGGTCTACCAGCCGCACCGCTACAGCCGCACCCGCGATTTGTACGACGATTTCGTCAATGTGCTGGCCGATGCCAACGTGCTGCTGTTGATGGAGGTCTACCCGGCCGGTGAAGAACCGATCCCGGGCGCCGACAGCCGCAAGCTGTGCAACAGCATCCGCCAGCGCGGCCAGTTGGACCCTATCTACATCGAGCGCGGTGTGGACCTGGCACCGATCGTCAAGCCGCTGCTGCGTGCCGGCGATATCCTGCTGTGCCAGGGCGCCGGTGATATCGGCGGCCTTGCGCCTAAGTTGCTGGCGAGCCCGCTGTTTGCGGCCGCCAAGAAGGGGGCGTCGAAATGA